One window of the Novipirellula caenicola genome contains the following:
- the thiD gene encoding bifunctional hydroxymethylpyrimidine kinase/phosphomethylpyrimidine kinase, translated as MHVALTIAGSDPSGGAGLQADLKTFHANRVYGTSVVTLLTVQNTQTVDAIEMIKPDFVLAQLDAVLDDIPPTAAKTGALGNAAMIEAIADRAASFGFPLVVDPVMISKHHMPLLDDAAVEVLGRLLLPHAFLVTPNAMEATRLTNVQVEDLKSMKTAAKMIHAMGAENVLIKGGQIGDESVDLLFTDDRFHQIGGERIHTENTHGSGCVLSAAITASLARNKPLLDAVEHAKQFVIQAIRTAPMLGKGTGPLNLIP; from the coding sequence TTGCACGTTGCATTAACGATTGCCGGTTCGGACCCTTCGGGCGGAGCAGGCTTACAAGCGGATCTAAAAACGTTTCACGCCAATCGTGTTTACGGCACCTCTGTGGTGACGTTATTGACGGTTCAAAACACGCAAACCGTCGATGCGATCGAAATGATCAAACCCGACTTTGTGCTGGCTCAATTGGACGCCGTGCTCGACGACATCCCGCCGACCGCCGCCAAGACCGGTGCGTTGGGAAACGCCGCGATGATCGAGGCGATTGCCGATCGGGCCGCCTCGTTTGGCTTTCCTTTGGTGGTGGATCCCGTCATGATCAGCAAGCATCACATGCCGCTGTTGGACGATGCTGCGGTCGAGGTGCTCGGGCGACTGTTGTTGCCACACGCATTTTTGGTCACACCCAATGCGATGGAAGCGACTCGGTTGACCAACGTCCAAGTCGAGGATTTGAAATCCATGAAAACTGCCGCCAAGATGATCCATGCGATGGGCGCGGAAAACGTGCTAATCAAAGGAGGGCAGATCGGCGATGAGTCCGTCGATTTGCTGTTCACCGACGATCGATTCCATCAGATTGGCGGCGAACGAATCCACACTGAAAATACGCACGGAAGCGGATGTGTCCTCTCGGCAGCGATTACCGCAAGTCTTGCTAGGAACAAACCTTTGCTCGATGCGGTCGAGCACGCCAAACAGTTTGTGATCCAGGCAATTCGCACGGCGCCGATGTTGGGCAAAGGAACGGGGCCGCTGAATCTGATTCCCTAA
- a CDS encoding NAD(P)/FAD-dependent oxidoreductase, with amino-acid sequence MSDRRHESLSCSPVLIIGSGVAGAACAIRLRSHGVAVDLVEKATFPRTKVCGCCIGEAGLNAFSQLGIRDEVLEHGMTTRRWCASLAGRRIELSIPLGVAISREVLDPLMMQAAVRSGADVSMNCTATIKASSSDYVSVQLDQNDATIMKNYRCVVVASGLRSGNCSGLLPWTELPHGPFGISMMASSVDVDPGVIYMACNQDGYVGLVKLADGRVDVAAALQSRQSSVAGGDPVTRVQRILAASQFASLSLTEFSPAMTTPPLRRSRRAGHGRVLAIGDAAGYVEPFTGEGMTWGMQGAIAAADLIASTVGDWGHVGDDWEQKLAVLLRRRKRTCRVVTTALRSPAACRIAAGTLQLFPRLATPLLRSMNKA; translated from the coding sequence ATGAGCGATCGCAGGCACGAGTCGTTGTCTTGTTCGCCGGTGCTGATCATCGGCAGTGGCGTGGCCGGTGCCGCATGTGCCATTCGTTTGCGTTCGCATGGCGTCGCGGTGGACTTGGTGGAAAAGGCCACGTTTCCGCGAACGAAAGTGTGCGGATGTTGCATCGGTGAAGCTGGATTGAATGCGTTTTCCCAGCTTGGCATTCGTGACGAGGTGCTCGAACATGGAATGACGACACGGCGTTGGTGTGCTTCGCTTGCGGGGCGACGCATCGAGTTGTCGATCCCACTCGGCGTGGCGATCTCTCGCGAAGTGTTGGACCCGTTGATGATGCAGGCTGCGGTTCGCAGTGGAGCCGACGTGTCAATGAACTGCACCGCGACGATCAAAGCAAGCTCAAGCGATTACGTTTCGGTGCAGCTGGATCAAAACGACGCAACCATCATGAAAAACTACCGCTGTGTGGTGGTTGCCTCAGGACTCCGCTCCGGTAACTGCAGCGGTTTGTTGCCTTGGACTGAACTGCCGCATGGGCCTTTTGGGATTTCAATGATGGCTTCGTCGGTCGACGTGGATCCCGGCGTGATCTATATGGCTTGTAATCAAGATGGTTACGTGGGGCTGGTCAAGCTGGCTGATGGACGAGTCGATGTCGCAGCGGCGCTGCAATCACGACAATCCTCGGTTGCCGGTGGCGATCCGGTCACGCGAGTGCAGCGGATACTGGCAGCGAGCCAATTTGCATCACTTTCGCTTACCGAATTCAGTCCTGCGATGACCACACCGCCGCTGCGTCGATCACGCCGCGCTGGGCATGGTCGTGTTTTGGCAATTGGGGACGCCGCCGGTTACGTCGAACCCTTTACCGGCGAAGGCATGACGTGGGGGATGCAGGGAGCGATCGCGGCGGCCGATTTGATCGCGTCAACGGTCGGCGACTGGGGTCACGTCGGCGATGATTGGGAGCAGAAACTCGCCGTGCTATTGCGTCGCCGAAAACGGACTTGTCGCGTTGTCACCACGGCGCTGCGGTCGCCGGCGGCGTGTCGCATCGCCGCAGGAACGCTGCAGCTGTTTCCGAGACTTGCCACCCCGCTATTGCGGAGCATGAACAAAGCCTAG
- a CDS encoding L-serine ammonia-lyase has translation MISLFDLLKIGIGPSSSHTVGPMIATQRFVKQLDQTDASDSVVRIVVDLYGSLALTGKGHRTDRAAVLGLCGEHPRTVDPESVDPRFAKIQSERVLRWLGKHSIEFDIERDLLFHRDTFLPEHPNGIRCTAMTGSGATLLQKTYLSVGGGFVVEADEIAEAANPLSRDHTAPFVFHSADELLRLCNEHHLTISELVQQNELSFRTAEEIDRELDQIWDVMNHSIEMGCRHEGILPGGLKIQRRAPGIYKKLMGMSLEGETLSLPKDHIDPLSQIDWVTLFALAVNEENAAGGRVVTAPTNGAAGVIPAVLAAQARFDASVDRQAIHTFLRTASAIGMLYKRNASLSAAEMGCQGEVGVACSMAAAGLAAMMGGTPAQIENAAEIGMEHNLGLTCDPVAGLVQVPCIERNAMGAVKAINAARLAVLYGNGEHCVSLDKVIETMRQTGVDMQSKYKETSLGGLAVNVINC, from the coding sequence ATGATCAGTTTGTTTGATTTGCTGAAAATTGGGATCGGCCCCAGTAGTTCTCACACCGTGGGCCCGATGATCGCGACCCAACGTTTTGTCAAACAGCTGGACCAAACCGATGCATCCGATTCGGTGGTTCGTATTGTTGTCGATCTGTATGGTTCTTTGGCGTTAACGGGAAAGGGGCACCGCACCGATCGAGCGGCCGTTCTTGGGCTTTGTGGCGAACATCCGCGCACCGTGGATCCTGAATCAGTTGACCCCCGATTCGCCAAAATTCAATCCGAACGCGTCCTGCGTTGGCTCGGAAAGCACTCGATCGAATTTGATATCGAACGCGACTTGCTGTTTCATCGCGACACCTTTCTTCCCGAACATCCCAATGGAATCCGTTGCACCGCGATGACGGGATCAGGTGCGACGTTATTGCAAAAGACGTACTTATCGGTCGGTGGCGGATTTGTGGTCGAAGCGGATGAAATCGCCGAAGCCGCCAATCCCCTCAGCCGCGACCACACCGCCCCCTTCGTTTTTCACAGTGCCGATGAATTACTCCGTCTATGCAACGAGCACCATCTGACGATCAGTGAACTGGTACAACAAAACGAACTTAGTTTCCGCACCGCCGAGGAGATTGACCGCGAGCTGGATCAGATTTGGGACGTGATGAACCACAGCATCGAAATGGGGTGTCGCCATGAGGGCATCCTGCCAGGCGGTTTGAAAATTCAGCGTCGAGCCCCAGGGATCTACAAAAAATTGATGGGCATGTCGCTGGAGGGGGAAACATTGTCATTGCCCAAGGATCACATCGACCCGCTCAGCCAAATCGATTGGGTCACGCTGTTTGCGTTGGCGGTGAACGAAGAAAACGCAGCGGGCGGGCGTGTCGTGACGGCACCCACCAACGGGGCGGCGGGCGTGATCCCGGCGGTTTTGGCCGCGCAGGCTCGCTTTGACGCAAGCGTCGATCGGCAAGCGATTCATACGTTCCTACGCACGGCATCGGCGATCGGCATGCTGTATAAACGCAACGCTTCCTTGTCCGCAGCGGAAATGGGATGCCAAGGCGAAGTCGGGGTTGCCTGTTCGATGGCCGCCGCTGGACTCGCGGCGATGATGGGTGGGACGCCCGCACAGATTGAAAACGCAGCCGAAATTGGCATGGAACACAATCTCGGACTGACTTGCGATCCGGTCGCCGGTTTGGTGCAAGTGCCTTGCATTGAACGCAACGCGATGGGCGCCGTCAAAGCGATCAATGCGGCTCGGCTTGCCGTGTTGTATGGAAACGGCGAACACTGCGTTTCGCTGGACAAAGTGATCGAGACGATGCGACAAACCGGCGTCGACATGCAATCGAAGTACAAAGAGACCAGCCTTGGTGGTTTGGCGGTCAACGTCATCAATTGCTAG
- a CDS encoding methyltransferase domain-containing protein encodes MQRNLQHERMDDPDLPRDQHELALKGLSRLNRFTGVAGLMYRHLRRRGTMKAGRPLRILDVASGAGDVPIDWARRARRDGVAMEITMLDVSPVAVQTQQRRATEAQVSVRSLRSDCLAEPLPSGFDVVTSSLFMHHLNDEQVATLLRAMKVATDGGILICDLHRSRMNLAMVAFAGRVLSRSPVVHSDSVLSVQGAYTHAEFQTLAQHALDGSIEMHAAFPCRFLASYEKPVAATPSALPNIGGVPTVSSVAV; translated from the coding sequence ATGCAACGGAATCTCCAGCACGAACGGATGGACGATCCAGATCTGCCTCGTGACCAACACGAATTGGCTTTGAAGGGCCTGTCTCGTCTTAATCGCTTTACCGGTGTCGCCGGTTTGATGTATCGTCATCTGAGGCGACGAGGCACCATGAAAGCGGGACGGCCACTGCGGATTTTGGATGTTGCCAGCGGGGCGGGGGATGTTCCCATCGATTGGGCCCGACGCGCCCGACGCGATGGGGTTGCGATGGAGATCACCATGCTAGACGTCAGCCCCGTCGCCGTGCAAACGCAACAGCGACGCGCTACCGAAGCGCAAGTGAGCGTGCGGTCGCTGCGATCCGATTGTCTAGCTGAGCCACTTCCTAGTGGTTTTGATGTCGTCACCAGTTCGTTATTCATGCACCATTTGAATGACGAACAGGTTGCAACGCTGTTGCGTGCGATGAAAGTGGCGACCGACGGCGGCATCCTTATTTGTGACCTGCATCGGTCGCGAATGAACCTTGCGATGGTTGCCTTTGCCGGGCGGGTTTTGTCGCGTTCTCCGGTGGTTCACTCCGATAGCGTGCTCAGCGTCCAAGGCGCCTACACGCATGCTGAGTTTCAAACGTTGGCGCAGCATGCCCTCGACGGCTCGATTGAAATGCACGCTGCGTTTCCGTGTCGTTTCCTTGCATCGTACGAGAAGCCGGTGGCGGCAACCCCATCGGCACTGCCGAACATTGGCGGCGTGCCAACGGTTTCAAGTGTTGCCGTATGA